In Longimicrobiales bacterium, a genomic segment contains:
- a CDS encoding arginase family protein — protein sequence MVFNGRRAGSGIALVGAPSSIGIRPYDDSGIPRALDQAPSVLRSLGLKDRPDVEDLGDVVPPSYVDVVRTPGRVRNEAALVQYSRALAERVATARQDGRFVLLLGGDCSIVLGALLGVAREAGDVGLAYIDAHSDFNTPTESVTGSAAGMCLAMAVGRGDTPLAQLGDARPLVRGSDVALIGPRDADDPYGQAALGPAGVLSIDGAEVTTDPAGAAGRALDRIARDDLDGFWIHFDADFMDPSVMPAVDSPTPGGPDIETIRALLIPLVTHPRALGMHVSIYDPGLDPERSAGAALASLLDRVLSARMMEVGA from the coding sequence ATGGTGTTTAACGGACGACGTGCCGGCAGCGGGATCGCGCTGGTCGGTGCGCCATCGAGCATCGGGATCCGGCCGTACGACGACAGCGGCATTCCACGCGCGCTGGACCAGGCGCCGTCCGTGCTGCGGTCGCTCGGACTGAAGGACCGCCCCGACGTGGAAGACCTGGGCGACGTCGTCCCGCCGTCGTACGTGGACGTGGTGCGCACGCCGGGCCGTGTTCGCAACGAGGCGGCGCTGGTGCAGTACAGCCGTGCGCTGGCGGAGCGCGTCGCGACTGCGCGCCAGGACGGCCGCTTCGTGCTGCTGCTGGGCGGGGACTGCAGCATCGTGCTGGGCGCACTGCTCGGCGTTGCGCGTGAGGCAGGCGACGTCGGACTCGCGTACATCGATGCGCACTCGGACTTCAACACGCCGACGGAGTCGGTCACGGGATCGGCGGCGGGCATGTGCCTGGCGATGGCCGTCGGTCGTGGTGACACGCCGCTGGCGCAGCTCGGCGATGCACGACCGCTGGTGCGCGGCAGCGACGTCGCACTGATCGGCCCGCGCGACGCCGACGATCCGTACGGCCAGGCGGCACTCGGTCCCGCCGGCGTTCTCAGCATCGACGGCGCCGAGGTCACGACGGATCCCGCCGGTGCAGCGGGCCGCGCACTGGATCGGATCGCACGCGACGACCTGGACGGTTTCTGGATCCACTTCGATGCCGACTTCATGGATCCGTCGGTGATGCCGGCCGTGGATTCGCCGACACCGGGTGGGCCCGACATCGAAACGATCCGGGCTTTGCTCATTCCGCTGGTGACCCACCCGCGCGCGCTCGGAATGCACGTCTCGATCTACGACCCGGGCCTCGACCCGGAGCGCAGTGCGGGCGCAGCGCTGGCGTCGCTGCTGGACCGCGTGCTGTCGGCGCGCATGATGGAGGTGGGCGCATGA
- a CDS encoding ABC transporter permease, whose product MIARISWLDVRLGLRMLVRHPALTIVGGLGMAVAIAISVGFFSFTEAYVYPDIPLPEGDRIVALENRDLVSNNEERRSLHDFVTWREELRTVQDLAAFRTVRRNLITGDAPPLLVPVAEMTAAGFEVARVPPLFGRYLVEGDERPGAPDVVVIGYDVWQTRFLGDPNVLGRTIRLGAGVHTIVGVMPADFRFPENHQYWVPLRARASEFERREGPALYIFGRLAPGASLARAQAELDAIGQRTSAEFPLTHAQLRPMAMPYVHSLGDIQGIGFWPVLQMNLMMSLLLVVIALNVAVLVYARTAARHREIAVRSALGASRGRVVLQLFVEALVLSLIAAAAGLGLAQATMQLGIGILDMEFDVGMPFWMDFGLRPETIVFTLGLAVLAAVIVGVLPALQATGPRLQATLREGTGASMKLGRTWALLIVMQVAIAVAMLPAALHMGWNEIRRAATSTIYPDDEYLYANVRPEEIPDVVVVEDEADAAPDNEEFGRDIAALMRRLEAEPAVTGVSFQASLQDRSHLIRVEGVEPPVESPMGHGVDAIGMHPGLLELYGARVLAGRTLTMADADENANAVVVNATFVHRVLGDAEPIGRRIRHVSSEERAGETPVGPPQWFQIVGVVEDLERNPADPEAVRPLVAYPVSAEQAGYASVIMRLRGMAPADFAPRLRELTAAVDPTLRLGTVRSLADRNRQQQLAAQLVGLAVGLVLLVVLLLSAAGIYAMMSFTVTQRRREIGIRSALGAEPATVLRSIFARSALHIGAGVLLGVGMALLLERMSGGEMMGGMGVVLLPLLALLMTITGILAAVGPARRGLKIQPTEALKADT is encoded by the coding sequence GTGATCGCACGCATCTCCTGGCTCGACGTCCGGCTCGGCCTGCGCATGCTGGTCCGGCACCCGGCACTGACGATCGTTGGTGGCCTGGGCATGGCCGTGGCCATTGCGATCAGCGTCGGCTTCTTCTCCTTCACGGAGGCGTACGTCTATCCGGACATTCCGCTGCCGGAGGGTGACCGGATCGTCGCGCTCGAGAACCGCGACCTCGTCTCCAACAACGAGGAGCGCCGCTCTCTGCACGACTTCGTGACCTGGCGCGAGGAGCTGCGCACCGTGCAGGACCTTGCCGCGTTCCGCACGGTGCGGCGCAACCTGATCACCGGCGACGCGCCTCCGCTGCTGGTGCCGGTCGCGGAGATGACGGCGGCGGGCTTCGAGGTTGCGCGTGTTCCTCCGCTGTTCGGCCGGTACCTGGTCGAGGGCGACGAGCGGCCCGGCGCACCGGACGTCGTCGTGATCGGCTACGACGTCTGGCAGACGCGCTTCCTCGGCGACCCGAACGTGCTCGGTCGCACGATCCGCCTGGGCGCTGGAGTCCACACGATCGTCGGTGTGATGCCGGCGGACTTCCGGTTCCCGGAGAACCACCAGTACTGGGTACCACTGCGCGCACGCGCGTCCGAGTTCGAGCGGCGCGAAGGCCCCGCACTGTACATCTTCGGACGGCTCGCGCCGGGCGCGTCACTGGCGCGGGCACAGGCGGAGCTGGACGCGATCGGGCAGCGCACGTCCGCGGAGTTCCCGCTGACGCACGCGCAGCTGCGGCCGATGGCAATGCCGTACGTGCACTCGCTGGGCGACATCCAGGGCATCGGCTTCTGGCCCGTCCTGCAGATGAACCTGATGATGAGCCTGCTGCTGGTCGTGATCGCGCTCAACGTCGCGGTGCTCGTGTACGCACGCACGGCGGCGCGCCACCGCGAGATCGCCGTGCGCAGCGCGCTCGGCGCCAGCCGCGGTCGCGTGGTGCTCCAGCTGTTCGTCGAGGCGCTGGTGCTGTCGCTCATCGCCGCGGCCGCAGGACTCGGCCTCGCACAGGCGACGATGCAGCTCGGCATCGGCATCCTGGACATGGAGTTCGATGTCGGCATGCCGTTCTGGATGGACTTCGGCCTGCGCCCCGAAACGATCGTCTTCACGCTGGGCCTCGCCGTCCTTGCCGCCGTCATCGTCGGTGTGCTGCCCGCGCTGCAGGCGACCGGGCCGCGGCTCCAGGCAACGCTGCGCGAAGGAACCGGCGCGAGCATGAAGCTGGGCCGGACCTGGGCGCTGCTGATCGTCATGCAGGTCGCGATCGCCGTCGCCATGCTGCCGGCGGCACTGCACATGGGCTGGAACGAGATCCGCCGCGCCGCGACCAGCACGATCTACCCCGACGACGAATACCTCTACGCGAATGTGCGACCCGAGGAGATCCCGGACGTGGTCGTCGTCGAGGATGAAGCGGACGCAGCGCCCGACAACGAGGAGTTCGGCCGCGACATCGCGGCGCTGATGCGGCGCCTGGAGGCGGAGCCGGCGGTCACCGGCGTGAGCTTCCAGGCATCGTTGCAGGATCGTTCGCATCTGATCCGCGTCGAGGGCGTCGAACCACCGGTCGAGTCCCCGATGGGACACGGTGTGGACGCGATCGGCATGCACCCCGGACTGCTCGAGCTGTACGGTGCACGCGTGCTCGCCGGTCGTACGCTGACCATGGCGGATGCGGACGAAAACGCGAATGCGGTCGTCGTGAATGCGACGTTCGTGCATCGCGTGCTCGGCGATGCAGAGCCGATCGGCCGTCGCATCCGCCACGTGAGCAGCGAAGAACGCGCAGGCGAGACTCCCGTCGGGCCGCCGCAGTGGTTCCAGATCGTCGGCGTCGTCGAGGACCTGGAACGCAATCCCGCGGATCCGGAGGCGGTCCGGCCGCTGGTCGCGTATCCGGTTTCTGCAGAACAGGCGGGCTACGCCAGCGTAATCATGCGGCTGCGCGGCATGGCGCCCGCCGACTTCGCACCGCGCCTGCGCGAGCTCACGGCCGCCGTCGACCCGACGCTGCGCCTCGGCACCGTCCGCTCACTCGCCGACCGCAACCGCCAGCAGCAGCTCGCCGCGCAGCTCGTCGGCCTGGCCGTGGGACTCGTGCTGCTCGTCGTGCTGCTGCTCTCGGCCGCGGGAATTTACGCGATGATGTCGTTCACCGTCACTCAGCGGCGACGCGAGATCGGTATCCGCTCGGCACTCGGTGCAGAACCCGCCACCGTACTGCGCAGCATCTTCGCACGCTCCGCGCTGCACATCGGCGCAGGCGTGTTGCTCGGTGTGGGCATGGCGCTGCTGCTCGAGCGGATGTCGGGTGGTGAGATGATGGGAGGCATGGGCGTGGTGCTGCTGCCGCTGCTCGCGTTGCTGATGACGATCACGGGCATCCTGGCGGCAGTCGGGCCGGCGCGGCGCGGGCTGAAGATCCAGCCGACGGAGGCGCTCAAGGCAGACACATGA
- a CDS encoding DUF2188 domain-containing protein: MASDRSVYHVVPNADQSRWVVSRENDDAFREEYDTKSEAVDAAKTRARGEEPSPVKVHSRDGNMEYESTYGDDPSRSPG, from the coding sequence ATGGCCAGTGATCGCAGTGTCTATCACGTCGTTCCCAATGCGGACCAGAGCCGCTGGGTGGTGAGTCGCGAGAACGACGACGCGTTCCGCGAAGAGTACGACACGAAGAGCGAAGCCGTCGATGCGGCAAAGACCCGCGCGCGCGGCGAGGAGCCGTCGCCGGTGAAGGTGCACAGCCGTGACGGCAACATGGAGTACGAGAGCACGTACGGCGACGACCCGAGTCGGTCGCCGGGCTGA
- a CDS encoding class I SAM-dependent methyltransferase, with product MGGQTTGAQLAYTHKQAAGYDEKRRRQLAWHRENDLVRNWSETVPRGSRVLDIPCGTGRLFPIFFARGLQVVGADLSENMLAQVPDEYRSSRLLEGLDTGDATDLDYEDRSFDYVVSLRLFHLVRIPKEAQQTMLHEFTRVARRGVVLHVPLLGRSTASRLVDAGWRLFSVRREGPVHFTRVAWKRSRARARGRARQRRTANGGFRPVWKGGVWTLSEIERAFNERGFELAEAHGAISPFSSKKILVANRVT from the coding sequence ATGGGCGGACAGACAACTGGTGCGCAACTGGCCTACACACACAAGCAGGCAGCCGGATACGACGAGAAGCGACGGCGGCAGCTGGCATGGCATCGCGAGAACGACCTGGTCCGCAACTGGAGTGAAACGGTCCCGCGTGGCAGTCGTGTGCTGGACATCCCGTGTGGCACCGGTCGCTTGTTTCCCATCTTCTTTGCGCGCGGACTGCAGGTCGTGGGCGCGGACCTGTCGGAAAACATGCTCGCGCAGGTTCCGGATGAATACCGGAGCTCGCGTCTGCTGGAAGGGCTGGACACGGGCGATGCAACGGATCTCGATTATGAGGATCGCTCCTTCGACTACGTGGTGTCTCTCCGGCTTTTTCACCTGGTACGTATACCGAAGGAAGCCCAGCAGACGATGCTGCACGAGTTCACGAGGGTCGCACGGCGCGGCGTCGTTCTCCATGTGCCGCTGCTCGGAAGGTCCACCGCTTCCCGGCTCGTGGATGCCGGCTGGCGTCTGTTCTCGGTGCGCCGGGAGGGCCCGGTTCATTTCACCCGCGTCGCCTGGAAACGCTCGCGAGCACGGGCGCGTGGCAGGGCACGGCAGCGGCGCACGGCGAATGGCGGATTTCGCCCGGTGTGGAAGGGCGGAGTCTGGACGCTGTCGGAGATCGAGCGCGCGTTCAACGAGCGCGGCTTCGAGCTTGCCGAAGCTCATGGCGCGATCAGCCCGTTCAGCTCCAAGAAGATCCTGGTCGCAAACCGCGTGACGTAG